TGCTGCGCCGGCGCCAGGTCGGGACTCACGCTGCCATGGCCCCACAGGTGGTCGCGGTTGATGGCGGAGAGATCCCAGCGGATGCTGCCGCCGTTCCAGGTGGCGGCGTCGCCGACGCAGACCGTGACCGGATGGTTGTCGACCCACCAGTCGGACACGCCGTCGTGCCAGGCACTGGAAACGGTGTCGCCATCGACCAGGTTGTCGGCCACGTCTTCGCCGCATTCGTCGGTGGTGATGCCATCGTACATATCGCCCCAGGCGCCGCAATAGATGTGCAGGCGCGCGAAGATGTTCCACAGGCCGGCGACGGCATCCAGGTTGACCGTGTGGCAGGAATAGGCCATCACCCATTCGCTGTTCCAGTCCTCGCCCAGTTGCCAGCGGTCTGACCAGGTGCGCCAATCGGTACGCGCGATGTCGTACAGCATGCGCGCCCGTCCATCGGCCTCGGAATTGCCGTGCGTCTCGATCCAGAACAGGTCGACGTCGTCGACCCAGTTGCTGTCGTTGCCGCCCTGGTCGGTGTCGCGGATATCGGTTTCCCAGACGTCGGTATTGGCCCAGTAGAATGCGCGGGTGTGACCGGCCGAGCGCAGCTTGCTGTCAAAGCCATTGCTTCTGTTAAAGGTGTACGTCAGGTCTCCCGCCGTGCTCACGCCGGCGGCGCGCGCATGGTTGAAATACCTGATTGCTTCTACCCCGAACCTTGCCATGAGGTTCTCCTTTCGTATCGGAAAGCCATGCTGCCGCACCCTGATGGGTGGGCAGTGGCTCGGGATACAGTAGTCGGCGCAGGCAGGACGGCTATGGCGAAGATCAGGCTTTGCGACGGTTGCGGTTCCGTGCGGATAGATGAGCCCGTCGGGTTTGCGTGGCGTCGAGCGTCAGGTCGGTGGCGGCGCCCTGGTCGGTTTGGTCGTCATCAGGCTGGCAACCACCGACGTCACCAGGATGGCGCCGACGACGCCGAGCGCGATGCCGGTGGGAATCTTGAAGATGTCGAGCAGCAGCATCTTGACGCCGATGAAGATCAGGATCGCCGCCAGGCCATACTTGAGCAGGTGGAAGCGGTCGGCCATGTCGGCCAGCAGGAAGTACATCGCGCGCAGGCCCAGGATGGCGAACACGTTCGAGGTGAACACGATGAACGGGTCGCCGGTAACGGCGAAGATGGCGGGAATCGAATCGACGGCGAAGATCACGTCGGTGATCTCGACCATGATCAGCACCACGAACATCGGCGTTGCGTAGCGCAGGCCGTTCTGGATCACGAAGAAGTGCTCGCCATGGTACTCGTTGGTGATGCGCATATGCCCGCGCAGCCATTTGAGGACCTTGTTGTCGGCCAGGTCGGGTTCGCTGTCGGCCGAGAGCAGCATCTGGATGCCGGTGTACAGCAGGAACAGGCCGAACACGTACAGGATCCAGTGGAACTGGGCCAGCAGCAGGGCGCCCAGGTAGATCAGGATCGCGCGCAGCACGATGGCGCCGAGCACGCCGTACAGCAGCACGCGCTTCTGGTACTGGGCCGGCACGCCGAAGAAGCTGAACAGGGTGATCCAGACGAACACGTTATCGACCGCAAGCGATTTTTCGATCAGGTAGCCGGTGAGGTATTCGAGCGCCTTCTCGCGCGCGACGACGGGGCCGGACAGGCCCTCCAGGTACCAGTAGAACCAGGCGCCGAAGGCCAGGGCGACCGTGATCCAGACCAGCGACCAGAGGGCGGCCTCTTTGGTGCTGACCTTGTGGTCGCCGGCGGTCTTGAGGCCGAAGAAGTCGATGGCCAGCATGACGACCACGAAGGCGGTGAACGACAGGTAGAGGGTGGGGGTACCGACCGATTCGAGCATGGCTTCTCCGTGGATGGCGATGAACGTCGGGCTATCGAGCGCCGGCGGGCGATGGCATTAAAGCATGCGCCGCGCGGGAAGGCCGCACGGATGGGACCTGCCGGCAGGGCGCCGGCAGGCAGGAGACGCTTAGCGCAGGGTCCGCGCAAAAAACTCGTCACTCCTGCTATTGGCCAGCGTCGCATCGTCATGATCGTAATGACTGCCGCCCGGCCGCGCGAACGCATGATCGCGACCCGGATAGACGTGGACTTCGGCATCGGCCTTGTCTTCCAGCGCAGCCTTGATCTGCTCCTGCGCCTCGGGGCCGATGTATTCGTCGGCGCCCGCCAGGTGATAGAGCAGGGGCGCGCCGATATGCTTGGCCTCGTGCAGGTACTGGTCGGTGCCGCCGCCGTAGTAGGCCGCGAAGGCGTCGCCGTCGGTACGGGCCGCGGCCAGGTAGGTCATCAGGCCGCCCAGGCAGTAGCCGGTGACGCCGACCTTGCCGGTGCTGCCTTCCATCGTGCGCGCGGCGCTGATGGT
This portion of the Telluria beijingensis genome encodes:
- a CDS encoding DUF6345 domain-containing protein, with protein sequence MARFGVEAIRYFNHARAAGVSTAGDLTYTFNRSNGFDSKLRSAGHTRAFYWANTDVWETDIRDTDQGGNDSNWVDDVDLFWIETHGNSEADGRARMLYDIARTDWRTWSDRWQLGEDWNSEWVMAYSCHTVNLDAVAGLWNIFARLHIYCGAWGDMYDGITTDECGEDVADNLVDGDTVSSAWHDGVSDWWVDNHPVTVCVGDAATWNGGSIRWDLSAINRDHLWGHGSVSPDLAPAQQACLLWKWTEG
- a CDS encoding TerC family protein encodes the protein MLESVGTPTLYLSFTAFVVVMLAIDFFGLKTAGDHKVSTKEAALWSLVWITVALAFGAWFYWYLEGLSGPVVAREKALEYLTGYLIEKSLAVDNVFVWITLFSFFGVPAQYQKRVLLYGVLGAIVLRAILIYLGALLLAQFHWILYVFGLFLLYTGIQMLLSADSEPDLADNKVLKWLRGHMRITNEYHGEHFFVIQNGLRYATPMFVVLIMVEITDVIFAVDSIPAIFAVTGDPFIVFTSNVFAILGLRAMYFLLADMADRFHLLKYGLAAILIFIGVKMLLLDIFKIPTGIALGVVGAILVTSVVASLMTTKPTRAPPPT
- a CDS encoding dienelactone hydrolase family protein — protein: MRNPMSEQLTVTTADRSFDCYVARPDVGGTYPVIVVLQEIFGVNGGIRSIADNYAAKGYIAVAPDLFWRTDPGIQLSEANEADVAKAFAMYQAYDFDHGVQDIAATISAARTMEGSTGKVGVTGYCLGGLMTYLAAARTDGDAFAAYYGGGTDQYLHEAKHIGAPLLYHLAGADEYIGPEAQEQIKAALEDKADAEVHVYPGRDHAFARPGGSHYDHDDATLANSRSDEFFARTLR